TACCATCAAATGAGCTTAAACACCAAAGAGCTTTTTGCCTAACCGATGTATATGGTTACCAAAATTTTGGTTTTGATCCCTAGTTTTCTAAAAGAACATGGATGGTCTGTATGGTTTACCAAAACGTTGGCTTTGGTCCTCagttttccaaaagtacacgtaTGGCTCCTATGGTTTGCAGCTTCTAACGCATTTAGTCCACAACCAACAAATCTAAAagttttagcatgtccaagttagagactaaatgcgttacaacaagaacaaaccatagggaccatccatgtacttttaaAAAAAACCGGGGAATAAATGCGTTATAAAGTACAAATCATAGAGACACtttgtgtacttttggaaagataagggaccaaatccaaaattttagtaAACAACAAGAACCATCTGTGTAACTCTTTTTCGTTTTTTTCCGTTTTCCATTTTATATGGTTAGTCGCAATAATGCTACTTTTGTCACATCATATTATCTACTCATCCCACTTATACTTATCATTAAACACGTTACTGATAAGCCGCTTACAATCTAACAACCCGCTTATAACTCATCAACATCTATGACTCGTTTTATAAAACGGGTTAAACGAGTTGTGTTTGAGTTGACCTCAATTTATATGGTGCTGGTTAGGATTAAAATCTTTGACACAAATAATAATACTAATTGGGTTCGGGTTCGCGTTTCACATTTCAACTCGCTAACCCTACTAACCCATCAACCAAACCCGATTGATACCAAGAGCCAAAACGGTTCGAGGATTATCCAATAATCCCGCAGTTCACAGTTTAAGCTACAAAAAAAGGAGGGATTTGAACTTCACCGACGTAACCTAACCGAGCGTCTGTGTGAGAGAGAGATTCCGGCGAAGAATGAGGTTTAATTTCGATATACCGGAACCAAACACCAAAGAAGCCCTAACACCACCGTCACACTCAAACTCACACTCACAGTCACTGTCACGGTCGCCGTCATCCGCTACTCCGGCCAACGATGAGGTCGAATGGCTTCCTCTTCAGAACCACCCGATTTTCTCCACTCCAACGGCGGCGAATGATGCTCCGAGGAACCGGAATCTGATGGCTTGGGACGGTGCTTCTCGCCTCTACTACTGGGACTTAAATACGCAATCGCTTCATCGTATTTCTCTCCGGTTCGGTGAACCGGATCCGACTTCAGTCCTCGCTGCTTCCCCTTCAAAGGTCATATAATAGGATTCATCAGTATCTGCTTAACATGTTTTTCATTCAAAATGCACTGGCTATGTGAAATAATGCTAAAGAAATAGGAATTAGGGTTTTGCAGGAGTTGTCAATTTAACTACCTGAGAGTGTGCTAATAATTAAAATTAGGAGGCTAGGCTGCATCATTTCTTCTTCGTGGTACGTAAAACTTATGAGTAGTTGAACGAGTTCGGATTTTTGTTTGATACCTGTGTTAATTGCGTCTTGTTATAATGTTAAGAGAATGTCGACGGCGCAATTAACACAAGTATCAAACATGAATACGACTTGTTCCACTACTCTATAACACATGTCTATAACACAATTGTAAGTTTTACGTACCACGAAGAAGAAATGATGAAGCCTAGCCTTCTAGTTTTATATCCTCAAACACGATAAGACCTGTTTTTCCAGCCCTGTATCTGAGAATGTTTGGTTTCTAGTATTATATTTTGAGGTTTGGCTATCGATTGTTGTTCGTTTGTTTTGTTGTAGTTACAAACATATAGGTTATCATGTTTGCGCTTGTTTTCATTCTTGCTGTTTTGTACATTATAGGTGTTGCGAACTGATGTGGAGCTCAATTTCGTGGTAGGTAGAATTACTATCAACAGACATGGGTCGGCTTTACTTTTAGAAGGATCGAATGGGTTATGTGTTATGTACCTGTATGGGCGTTCTTCGTCAAAAGATAGTGCTGTTATATGCAGGTAGTAAAATATAAAGTATTTAATCTAAATTGTTTCTGTTATTCAAGCTTTAGGATGTTACCTTTTTATTTGTGTGACAACATTGCACCGGTTTTGAAATCATTTTTGTTCTACTGATCTGCAGGACAGTATTCGTCGGCTCAGATCTCTACCTCAACACGAACAATGCCATACGGACTTTAAAAGTATCATGGCACCCTTATAGTGATACTCATCTTGGAATTCTGTCTTCGGATTCGGTTTTCAGGTCTACACTCTAAATCAGCAGTTTGGTTCGGTTTTCAGGTCTCACTGGTATTTTCATTTAACTGTAATTTATGACCGTTACTGTAGGCTTTATGATCTGTCCTCTGCTATTGAGCAACCAGAGCAAGAGTATTACTTACAGCCAGTTGTACGTGGTAGATCAAGGAATGCTTCATCAATATGCCCTGTTGACTTTTCTTTTGGTGGCGATCATTTGTGGGATCGATTTAGCGTATGCTGACTTTTAAATATTTGTTTAGTTACGACATGTTTTTGTTATACGGATTGCTTAACAACTCATTATGATTGATTCTGCaggtttttgttttgtttagtgATGGTGCGATTTACATCCTTTGTCCGGTTGTTCCTTTTGGGAGGTAGGTGTAACGTTGTAATTATATAGGTTCGCTTTTAAACAAGATGGTCtgatttcatttatttatttatgtcgTTACAGTGTGTACAAATGGGAGTCTGTATTGGAGATATATAGTGATGCTCAGACATTCGGACTAAAATCTGGTAGCGCAAAAGCCGTTGGTAATGCCACTCTGGCAGTTTCTTGGTTAGAAGCCACGTTTCCCGAGTTGGCTAGACAAGCAGCGGAAGGTGGGACCCAACCTGCTCTAAAATCCCATCCTTATGCTCCATTTGATGCATCAGTTTCGTTACAGGTATCCCTTTTTAACTcttgagttaattacacagatagtccttgtggtttattGAACGTAACACCTTTGAGTACTAACTTTTTTAGTAACGGGTTCAGGTTCTATGGTTTCGATTTTGTAACACCTTTTAGTATGAAGGCTATCTGTCAttaatttttctgttaaatcagtgtaaaatgactaaaatacccttttataATTTTCTAGTAGTACTCGAAGATGTTAATTTCaataaaccacaaggactatatTTGTAATCAactctaaaaaaatataaaactcattatatttgtaaaaaatatatattatagaggtatttgtaaaaatttatataagggtattttagtcattttacactgatttaacagaaaaattaaCGGCCGTTAGCTTTAACACTCAAAGGTGTTACAAATTTTAAACCGTAGAACCTGAACCCGTTACAAAAAAAAGTTAGAACTCAAAGGTGTTACGTTCAATAAACCATAAGGACTATTGGTAGGGCTGTAaatgagccgagtcgagccgagtcgagccgagctagacctagctcgagctcggctcgaactcgattcgagctggctcggctcgagctcgaatttcaacttgagctgagatttgaggctcgagctcgactcgattagaattcgagctaaCTCGGCTCgactcgatctagctcgaactaacaaaaaaccgcaaaatttactacttaaaaagcccttaaaaatgaatttgttcatagactaagggccataattgccatttaatttaaccatatagctaaatatgcaagtataaatagttaattcaatTTGTACATTgactttaccttcttttataggagagatactcccttagtttttgttttgtaagcgatgtgggacaaaaaaatgaaggatgtaaaccttatcgagccagctcacgagctcacgagccgagccaggccaagctcgagctcggctcgtttacaaaccgagccgagccgagctggctcatTTACAACCGatccaatttcgagccgagctttcttcgagtTTTTGTCGAGCGAGCtacgagccacgagttttttgaacacccctaactaTCGGTGTAATCTTTGTAGTCTCTTAGTTTGCCAAGTTAATATACTAGATTATTTAAGCGAAACGTCACacaaattttttaaaaatataggGGCCTCTTCATAAAGTTTACCATGGAAACGAAGAAGATTCTGAGTTCAAAGTTACCGAGTGTGACGGCCGAGCTGTCAGTTTTCTCTACAAGGCTGTAAGCAAAGATTCCGTTCTCGTTACAGTTTGGAGTGGTGGACAGTTACAGATAGATGCATTAGCTGATGAAATACAGCCCGTTTGGATGGTGGGTAACCATCCCCGTATTTCTGTCGATTTGCAAAAACGAGTCGTTGGTTTCGCCATGATTTGCGAAACACATTCCAATGAGGAATCCGTTGTGTCATTTGAACAATCGTCTGATAAAAATATTTGGTTGGGTCACTCACCGCCATTGTTAAAGTTGGGTACTGTTGATTTAGCCCTACCTGGAAAAACGGATACTGGTTCTGTAATATCATTGTTTAACGATCCACTTATTCCCGAGCGAATATATTGTGTTCATGATGGAGGTGTGGATTCAATAGTGTTGCATTTTCTTCCCTTCACTAATCAGAAAAACGGGATAGATGATGACATGAGACCGCCAACTGTACAGTCGGTTCTTAACACGTGCCAGGTGGAATCCTCGGTGTCTTCGTTATATGGTTTTGTGGCATTGGCAGATTCGTTTGGATCTTGTTGGATTGTGGGGCTCACGTCTGGTTTTGAATGTATTGTGCTCGGAATGGAAAGTTGGAATCTTTTGCTTCCTGCTCGTGCTGATAAAGAAAAGAAATTCGAAAGTTTGGAAGAAAATACGGTTACCGGAGATGCTACTATTATAAGTAAAGAATTACTCGCGGGCCCGAAAGTGGTTATTGTGCCACCTACTTCACCGAACCCTGTTGCTGCTGACTCTATTGAAGGGAGGTCTACGCTACATCAGTACTTCAAGCTTTTTCATGAGAACTATGTTGAGTATGCACATAAGGTAAGGTGACGGCAATTCTTAACACGACCcgccaacccgacccgaacccgacatGAAAAAACAGGTTTGGCTTAactaacacgacccgtttaaaaatgggtcgggttcgggttgacccgttaacccgtttaactatctataaaaaaaacttttacttttttttttctttatttttttttgtttctaaCTTAGTCATAATAATGTTAACTTTGATACATTATATTATTTACTTGTCACACCCATACTCAACATTAAACATTTTATCAATAACTCGTTTAAAACCCAACAACTCGCTTATAAATCGTCAATTTGCATGACTCATTTAAAAAAAGGGTTAAACGGATCGGGTTCGCGTTGACCCGCATTTATATTTCTGcgggttagggttgaaatcttTGACCCGAATAATAATATGGGTCGGGTTCATGTTGAACATTTCAGCCCGCCAACCTATCAACCCGACACGATCGACCTTTAACTCATAAATTGGTCTATTGAAGTTACGTTTCATTTCATGTGGTTCCTTAGGTTTACTTTGAGCTCAAACACCATGGACCGCAACTAAAGAAAATAATTGATGAACAACATGCTCGGTTACGTGAGGCACAACAAAAGCTAGCGAAAGTAGAAGAGAAACAAGAAAATTTGGAAAACCGAATAGATCGCGTAATTCAGACTCATGGTTTGTTAGAAGAACGGTTGTTAAACCTAAGAAACCTACCGGGAATCCACAAGAAACCGTTGTCGAAAGCAGAGCGAGAGTTCAAGATGGAGCTTGGTAAGTTGTGTTCAAATAGTAATTCAACccgtttgaccaagtcaacccgtttgacccgtttccCCTTTTAGGAAAGTTTTCTTTATTTGACTCGTTTTGAAcgtggttttgtttgttttatgcAGACAAGTTTAGAGGAGTGGAAATAGATGCGTTACACACAACCATAGAAGCTATAAATGGTCGAATAAAAAGATATTCATCTTCTCCACAAAGCAAAAGACCGAATCAAAGAAGGCTGATTGCAGGGCGGAGAATGAGTAATGCTGAAGATGAGATGGCCCACCTCAAATCGTCAATTGCTAAGCTTTCTTTAGTCAACAGTGAGAACACCAAAAAAGTCAAACTTGTGGATTCAGCTTTGAGAAACCGTGAAAGCTCAAGTTGATGAAAGGTAACTTATTACAAACTTGTTAGAAATCAAGAATTATGTTATCACTAGCTTTTGGTTGGTTGAAATGCTTTGACTTTTGCGTTGACATTTTGGTTTTGAGTTGATCATACACCTGCAAAAGTGCCTAGCGAATGCCCTTAAAGAAATTTGAAGAAAATGTTATGTTTGAAGTATTATCATGTTCTCGAATAATTATATCGTTTTTATACTAATAATCTGGCAAAACGGAGCTTGGTTCTGGCCATGGTTGTTAGAGAAGTTTTTTAACCCCTTAATTGTTCGGAGTTCTACTTTCACTGTTCACACTTATTGCACACGGATAAACAATTTATCAAAATCAACATAAGTCGTATATAGCCCCCAAAAACTTTATTAAAAAGGGTTTTCTTGATTACGAGTGGTTCTAAGCAATTTTATATGATATTTTATCACCTTTTAACTTATTAAGatattttatttattcaacccatgtaatacatgggtCTATAACCTAGTTGGTATTTATGTTAATGTGGGGCTAACACTTGGTAGAAGCGGATGTCACTT
Above is a window of Helianthus annuus cultivar XRQ/B chromosome 14, HanXRQr2.0-SUNRISE, whole genome shotgun sequence DNA encoding:
- the LOC110904909 gene encoding nuclear pore complex protein NUP88, with the protein product MRFNFDIPEPNTKEALTPPSHSNSHSQSLSRSPSSATPANDEVEWLPLQNHPIFSTPTAANDAPRNRNLMAWDGASRLYYWDLNTQSLHRISLRFGEPDPTSVLAASPSKVLRTDVELNFVVGRITINRHGSALLLEGSNGLCVMYLYGRSSSKDSAVICRTVFVGSDLYLNTNNAIRTLKVSWHPYSDTHLGILSSDSVFRLYDLSSAIEQPEQEYYLQPVVRGRSRNASSICPVDFSFGGDHLWDRFSVFVLFSDGAIYILCPVVPFGSVYKWESVLEIYSDAQTFGLKSGSAKAVGNATLAVSWLEATFPELARQAAEGGTQPALKSHPYAPFDASVSLQGPLHKVYHGNEEDSEFKVTECDGRAVSFLYKAVSKDSVLVTVWSGGQLQIDALADEIQPVWMVGNHPRISVDLQKRVVGFAMICETHSNEESVVSFEQSSDKNIWLGHSPPLLKLGTVDLALPGKTDTGSVISLFNDPLIPERIYCVHDGGVDSIVLHFLPFTNQKNGIDDDMRPPTVQSVLNTCQVESSVSSLYGFVALADSFGSCWIVGLTSGFECIVLGMESWNLLLPARADKEKKFESLEENTVTGDATIISKELLAGPKVVIVPPTSPNPVAADSIEGRSTLHQYFKLFHENYVEYAHKVYFELKHHGPQLKKIIDEQHARLREAQQKLAKVEEKQENLENRIDRVIQTHGLLEERLLNLRNLPGIHKKPLSKAEREFKMELDKFRGVEIDALHTTIEAINGRIKRYSSSPQSKRPNQRRLIAGRRMSNAEDEMAHLKSSIAKLSLVNSENTKKVKLVDSALRNRESSS